Within the Phacochoerus africanus isolate WHEZ1 unplaced genomic scaffold, ROS_Pafr_v1 Scaffold_77, whole genome shotgun sequence genome, the region aaattgaaaacatccTCGTTAGGCATCTTTGGCCACATTAATTGTCAAAATATCACGGAATTAAAACAACAGCTTGAAGAGAGCGGTGGTATTCCCCAAGAAAACGAATGAAAATTGCCTCTGTATCAACTTGTCACTTAGGTGTTACGTCGGAAACATAAGAGATAGTGAGCCTATCCAGGCAGCAGGGAAGTGGTTGTGGGGTGTAATTGTTTTTCCAGCCTTAAGCCCCACCTTCTCTGAAGGTGGACAGGTCAAAATCACCAAGAGAAGTGGGGCGGAGGCTGGGCAGTGTGCAGCTAGGCATTCCTAAGGGACCACATGGGTGATCTCAGCAATGCCAAATCGGAGATTTTTTCCCTCTTGGGAAAGAGGGAGATTTAAAGACATTTCTTTGGGTGgtatgaagaaattaaaagggaGTGGCTCAGAGGAGATGGTGTCTTGAGGGTGTTTCTTCCCAGAAAGTTGGAATCAGGCATAAAAAGATTTACAGGAGTTAAAGCTGTGGCACATGGTAGGGGGAGCAGCTTGCAGATTTTTCACTTGCTATTGCCTCTTCTGGAATGCtctcccccccaccgcccctgccGCCCCAATTCCTGCATGGCCCCCTCTTTCTCAATTCAGCAATCTCCTGGAGAAAGACTGCCGCTTGTCATTCCACCAAAAAGAGATTCAACATACCCACCTCACTTTCTCTGTTACccgcttttcttttcttttgtcttttgtctttttagggccacacccatggcatgtggaggctcccaggctaggggtcgaattagagctatagctgccggcctacaccacagccacagccacgcaggttccttaacccactgagcgaggccagggatcgaacccgaaacctcatggttcctagtcggattcgtttctgccgtgccacaatgggaatccctcTGTTACCCGTTTTCTTTCTTCGTACTACATACCCCagtccaatgtgatggtatttacTGGATCTTTGGTCACTTTATTCATTAATGGGGTCTTCTCTGTGTACACCCCTGCCCCCAGATATCAATTCCCCCAAGACAGAAATTCCTCCCTTTGCTGCTGTGATGTCTCCGGGTGCTACAATAAGGTATGACACCTGGGCACTACTTGCTCAGTCAGTATCTGTGGAATGGATGCCTGATCTGAGCCTGTGTGATGTTCTCCCCATCAGTGGCTCTAGGTAAACACGCTACTGCAGGTGAGGGCTAAATGATagttattttgtcttgcttgacagtttccctttgtttctgtatttttctcatgttttctttctttctttcctttgttcattcttccttccttccttcctttctttcaggcctgcaccagaggcacatggaagttcctgggctaggggtcagatctgagctacaactgccagcctatgccacagacacagcaacaccagaattgagctgcatctgtgacctatatatacCATACCtcaaggcaaccctggatccatgctgagccatcatgggaactccttctcatattttctgattaaattcATTCTTTAGAACTGGGGGACAGCCACAGGGGTGAAAGTGCTTCTACAAAAAAGAGGCAGACAGGGGACATGGGGAGATCTGTCCTGAAAGGAACCGTAGGGTCCTGCCATTTACACTTTcatgtaaaatatacatgtacaaaTATATTGAACATAACTGCCATTTCTTCCATATACAAATTAGTTATgttattggtaaaaaaaaatatgcatttcagGGAAAATAACATTTGGCTATAAGCTGATGTTAAGGATTTCCATGCATGTCCTCTTAAGTCCCATCAATTCCCCAAATCACATTATCCTCTGCAATCCTGCACTCCTGCTGGACCACATTTCATTTTGCCCTTCACATTGAAGGTGTTTGCCCTTCTTGATGGAATTATGTCCTAGATTTCACCTTCAAAGTGAACAGAGGAAATCTTTGCATGGAGACAACCAACTGGCATGGGGCCTTCAGCTGTACACAATGCGCTCTGTACGTTTGAATGCGTCATTTCCACAGTGAGGGCAGGGGCTGTAGCTAATCCAGATGATCCTGGGTCGTCCTAAGGCTCTCAGAATCTCTAACAACTCAGCCCGAACCTGGGCGAGTCTCCTTGGAAGAAGGGTACCCAGAGAGCTGTAACTCTCCCGAGGGGGCGGGTAGAGCTCTTGGCATAAACCGGGCAGTCCTGTGGTGCAGCCCAGCACCTTCTGCACGATGGCCATGGAGAGGAGGTTCCCCCTCACGCTGAAGGATGTGAGCGCTGAGCAGTGGCTCAGGGCAGGCAGGATGGCCTCCAGCTGGGAGTCCGTGATCCCACACTTCTCCAAGTACAGTTCCTGCAGGGTGGATGCAACTTTCTCCAGCAGAACCTGCAGGATGTAAGGACTGAAATGAGTCAGGGtgatgccactcagatccaggCCCTTTAGCTGACTGATGCTGGGGCACTGGGACAGGTGGGTCAAGTCTGATTCTGTAAGCAGGCAGTTGGTTATTGCCAGGTTCTCCAAGGGACTCATCAGGCACCTGGGGACAAAGCAGAAGAGTTATTTCTGGGAAACAGGTGTTGAAGGCGACCTCAAGGTGGGGAACGTGATTTGCCTAAGGTCAAGACTGATCTGACCATCTGACACCAATCAATACCTAGAATTCCCAGTCCTACTTGAGCCTGAGTCCTTTCACGTTCAGGGTGTGGCTGGGTCGGGTTCATAGAGCCTTGAAAGCTTTTTTTCTAATCATCAATAAGCAGAGTAAAACTTATTCAATGTGCCTCTGACTGTGAAGTCAATGGAATACCTAAACCATTCTCAGAGGGGAGCCTGGCACCTTGCCTCAATCAAGTGTGGACACCACTGAATTTCAACACTGACACAAAACATGAAATGTCTTCAACGCAGGTTTCCTTCAGCCCATGCTTGGCCCCAGAAGGCCATATCTCAGGCCGGGTAAGGCTGGTGGGTGACCTGCAGAGCTACAAGATCCTATACCACCACCACCTGCGGTGGCCAGGCTGCAGGAGCTCTCTCCCATCCCGCTTCATCAGCAACCACCTAGCACATCTGAATACCCTTTGTGCTGCCTATCCCACCCCACCATCTCCAGACTCCTGCATTTCCCAGGTATTAGGCATTTATCTCCAGCACAAGTGgacatttgacagatgaggaatttGAGAGAAGCTCACTGTGGTCCCAGAAGGGGTGAGCACAGACCTCCCCTTGAGAAATGCTCAGGTCGGATGCGGTTTTCCCTCTGCAACACTCCTTTCACTTACCTACTTTCCTAAGTCCTCTGCACCATAAGTCCCACTTCCCACACACCCTTCCACTGAGTCCCAGCCCCTGGCCTGTAACTTCCGAGCATGGTATCCCTTTCCAGAGCCTCCACCCAAGTCTTGTGCTTTTCCCTTGATTTTGTGGCTATGTGGTCAAACACTTCGGGACAGAGCTGCAAGAGAGCCAGTGCCTTTGGCATTCTAGTGCTGTGTTCACTGTGACTTGGCCAGCGGTGCCACTCTCACCTGAGCATCTGGTCCAGGCAGCCTTCAAGGAAGGAGGGAGCTTCCAGATGGAGATCTCGGAGGTGCTGCAGCCTGAGGAACTGAGAGGTAAACTGGAGGCAATGCTGCTCCTGCTCCTCAGGCGCAGATACGTGGATATGAGAGACAAGAAGCCTCTGCATGTTGCTCATCTGACCCAGGAGAGGGGCAAACGTGGCCAGGGTGGACAGCGGCCAGGCGCAGCTCACTTCCACCTCCTGGATACAGTCCAGCCGCACCATATGCAGAACCTGAATGTTTCTCTTGTCCATTGAAAGCACCCTCAGCTTCTTACAGCACAGGTGTATTGAGAGTAGTCTCTCTTCCACCCAGCTCATGAAGTAAGAGAGGAATCCATCCAGGGTCTTCTCACTGAGGCAGAGATCAATGAATATTTCCATGGGGGCCAAGGGATGCTCTGCCCTTGACCTGTCCTCGGCCACTGGTGCCTTCAGCATCCTTGAGCACATGGGGGCCCTGGCTCCAGACCACATGCTCCAGAAGTCATGGCTAGTATTCCTCAAATCCAGCACCCGCAGTTTGCACCTCCTGCGGGGAAACAGCAGATGGGTTGCTTGGGATGGATTCATTAATCCACACTGGATGAAAGCACAACACTCAGACTTCCCACCTGTGCTTCTACTCCATAGCCCTGATATCACCTGCTGCCTCGCCCTCTTCTACCCTCTCTGCCTTGCCTTCCTCCACCTCCTTTTCCCTTCCATCCTTCTGGGTTCTCTACCCCTAGTGCTTGGAAGCATCCCTGAGAAGAGCCTGAGACATGTTCTTTTTCAAGTTCTTCTGCATCTTAGGCACACCTATACTTCTGGAAAGCCTTTCCCGTGTGACTGGGGAATGGCCAAGGCTCTGTAACTCTTCCCTGGTGCCATCGGTAGCCTCTGTTCCCTGCCATTACCACCCACTCTCCCTGACCCCTGCAGTCTCTTCAGGGATGCCAGGATCCTACTATGCTGCCTGGACCAGACTCACCTGGGGTGAACCCTCTGGGCAAGCAGGACATCCAGCCCATCCAGCACGGCTTGTAAGGCTCTTGCACGAGGAACCTGCATCAGGCCTCCCAGGGGCAGGCGGCCAAAGGGCCAGGCTTGCACCATGGCCTTCAGGGTCTCCCTGTGACTCCCATAGAAGGCCTCCATGAACAGTGGGGGGAAGAGCTCCGTGGGCAGGTACTCCAGAGCAGTGATGGCCGAAGCCTCGTCCTTTAGCAGGCTCATTCCTGCCAGGTCCCGCAGTCTCAGAGGGTTCCAGACACTCATCTTGGCTCTTCTGCTAAAGGAATCCTGTGGAAGCTGACAGACAAGGCATCTTCAGGAGGTCAAGCACGAATACTTTCATCTGTCTCCCCACCCTTCAGGGGACCCACCTTAGAGACACAGTCACGGCTCTGGCAGGGCCTCGTTTTATCCGAATTTCACTCTGGGCTCCATGGGCACAAAGTCATAGCTCCGCCCCTCTGGGCACCAGAACAAGCTTCTCACATGTACTAAGGAGAAAGAAACCCGACCACTAATCCATCCCTTTCCCATCACTGTGTCACTTAATTATGTTGCACTGGGAGGTGGGTCCCACAAGCCTGAAGGCCGAGCCCAATCTTTTTGGAGAAAAGTTTGTGACCATCCCATGGAGCATAAAACTGTGGGAACAGGCGCAACAAATAGCACAACACAGCCCCCATTCTAAGCTCCCACAGTTAACAGGGGTGGGAAAGATTAAGGAAATAGCCCTAAAATGATTGTCATTTGCAcaaactaagtttttttttctttttagcaaaaaatctaacttccatatgccatactttcgacatatggaagttcccaggctaggggttgagtcagagctgcaggtgccagcttataccataaccacagcaatgcgggatgcaagcgagtctgcgaactacaccccagctcacagtaacgctggatccccgaccaacaagcaaggccaaagatcgaacccacaacctcatggaacctagtcagattcatgaccgctgagccatgacgggaactcccacaaaactaaatatttttaatgtcaagatataaaattcttggagttcccactgtggagcatcAGGATTGATAGTGCCTTTGCAGCGGCAGTGATgtgggttagacccctggcctggcacattgggttaagtgACCTTGCAGGTCGCAACTCTAGgtcagatttgatgcctggctaggaattccatatgctgtgggccagccaaaagagaaaacagaagaaagaaaaaaaaaaagaaagaaaagaaagaaaggaaatcaaaaagaagtaaaattccaGACAgatgtttttctctaaaaataaaatctaattgtctaagatatttaaaaatgatataaagcaAAATACACACCAAAATGCTTgagattaaggagttcctgtcttggcccaggggaaataaatccaactaggaaccatgaggttgcaggttgatccctggcctctctcaatgggttaaggatctggtgttgccgtgagctgcggtgtaggtcacagatgcggctcagatggccttactgtggctctggcgtaggctggcagctacagctccgattagacccctagactgggaaactccatatgtcatgcttgaggccctaaagagacaaaagaccaaaaaaaaaaaaaatgtttgaaattaagGTGAAGCTACATTTAGAGGCAAACCCAAAGTTTTACAACTGTACATCTGAAAAGattgaaaatggaaaatctcCCTGCCATCCTGAACTGCAGGCCACCATTCAAGACCTGCTGACCTAGATAGACTGAGGTTGTCTTTAGTTGAGGTCAGTAACTCACCCGCTGGGATGTGGTCGTGGAGTGAATACTCGGAGCTCAGGCCAGGTGGAGAACCCAGACAGTGGCTCCAGAGGAAGAAGGGTCGGCCTCTTTTCTTTGCTGCCTGAGGCTTTTATAGAGCTTTCTGATCACATCATCTCCCTTACCAGCTACTAACCTCCAATCAGAAGGTGCTACCTGATTGGATTCCAGGTCAACGATTAGGTTATTCCAGATGGGATCTTTGTTTCTGTCCAGATGACTTGATCGAatcaaatattcattcttttttttttaactcaatgagttatattacatttatagctgtacatcgatcatcacaacccagttttatagcatttccatcccaaacccccagaccatcccccacccccaaactgtctcctttggaaaacaaaagttcttctttttcttttcttttctttttttattgtaatcaattgttatttccccaatacattttttcttttctactgtacaacaacatggtgacccagttacacatacatgtatacattcttttttctcacattatcatgctccatcataagtgaccagacagagttcccagtgctacacagcaggatcccattgcttgtccattccaaagccaatagtctgcatctattaatcccaaggtccccatccatctcactccctccctcttccccttggcaaccacaagtctgttctccaagtccatgagtttcttttctgtggaaagattcatttctgccatatattagattccaggtataagtgacctcacatggtatttgtatttctccttctgacttacttcactcagtatgtgagtctctagttccatccatgttgctgcaaatggcattattttgttcttttttatggctgagtgtttcattgtgtgtacataccacatcttcctaattcaatcatctgtcgatggacatttcggttgtttccatgtcttggctattgtgaatagagctgcaatgaacatgtgggtgcatgtgtcctttttaaggaaagttttgtccggctatatgcccaagagtggggttgctggatcatgtggtagctctatatatagttttctacggtacctccatactgttctccgtagtagttgtaccagcttacattcccacaaacagtgcaggagggttcccttttctccacaccccctccagcatttgttatttgtggacttattaatgatggccattctgactggtgtgaggtggtatctcatggtagcctcttttttttgttgttctattagccttttctagggtcactcccacggcatacggaggttcgcctgctaggggtctaatcagagctgttgctgccagcctacaccagagccacagtaatgccagatccaagccccgtctgcgacctacaccacagctcacggaaacaccggatccttaaccctctaagcgaggccagggatggaacccgaaacctcatggttactagttggattttttcccctgcgccacgaggggaactcctcatggtcgttttgatttgcatttctctaacaaccagggatgttgagcattttttcatgtgcttgttggccatctgtatatctcccttggagaaatgtctgttcacgcgtcttgcccatttttccattgggttgttggctttttggctgttgagttgtataagttgtttgtatattttagagattaagcccttgtcagttgcatcatttgaaagtattttctcccattctataagttgtctttttgttttcttttcggtttcctttgctatgcaaaagcttgtcagtttgattagttctcattggtttatttttgcttttatttctgttgctttgggagactgacctgagaaaatatttgtaaggtttatgtcagagagaaagttttgcctatattcttttccggaagtttgatggtgtcttgtcttatatctgtctttaagccattttgagtttatttttgtgcatggtgtgagggtgtgttttagtttcattgatttgcatgcagctgtccacgttggaaaccataagtttttcaaagtctatgagtgagtatctgtcctgcaaagaagaaaaaattgtatccttttcttagattacacatgtaagtgagcatggatgttggtgtctcactgtctgactaacttcactaagcatgataatttctagatccatccatgttgccattatttctttcccttttatgcctcactaatattccattgtgtataggtaccgcatcttcttgatccactcctctgtcattgggcatttaggttgattccatgacTTGGTTGTTGTATATCGTGCTAcagtgaatattggagtacatgtatctttttgagtcatggtttcctctggatagaagcccaggagtgggattgctgcatcaaatgataattctatttttagtttctgaggactcttcctactgttttccacagtggttgcactaatttattttattcattcttgaaagagagaaaatggggggggggagcattAGTCAAGGAGTCATTCACTGATTTACTCCACAAACGTGGATTCAGTTTTATTAATTGGAACAGTTAGATCCATAGTCgtgagaaggggaagagagggatTGATTCTTgacattgagagaaaaaaaatttgaaatcattCATTGTTGGGACATCTTTGGAAAGATcaaaacaatcaaaatgtccCAGAATTAAAACAGCTTCAAAAAGATAGCTGTGTCATTCCCAAGGGAACTAAAATAAACTCTTATCTCTATCAAGCTGTCAGGTGTTATATCAGAAACAGCAGATCATGAGCCTCTTCAGGGAGTACAGGAGATGCAACCGGGCATGTGGCTGGTCCTCCAGGCTTAAGTTAAGGCTTCACTAAAGGAAGCCAGGTCAAAATCACAATAAAGAGtaaggatggggagttcccgtcatggctcagtagttaacaaatctgactaggaaccatgaggttgcaggttcgatccctggcctcgctcagtgggttaaggatccagagttgttgtgagctgtggtgtaggttgcagacgaggctcagatccctcatggctgtggctgtggcataagccggcggctacagctctgattagacccctagcctgggaacctccatatgccatgggtgcggccctagacaagacaaaaaaaaaaaaaagaaaaagaggctggACATCATGGAGCTGGTTATTCCTAATGGGACCTGGTGAATGACACAAACAGGCTAaaatatggggtttttttgttttttgttttttccccctcttgagGAAGAAGGAGACTAAATACTTCTCTGGGTTgagtttagaaattaaaaaagaggagttcccgtcgtggcgcagtggttaacgaatccgactgggagccatggggttgcgggttcggtccctgcccttgctcagtgggttaaggatccggcgttgccgtgagctgtggtgtaggttgcagacacggcttggatcccgcattgctgtggctctggcataggccggcggctgcagctccgattcaacccctagcctgggaacctccatatgccgcgggagcggcccaagaaatagcaacaacaacaacaacaacaataacaacaacaacaacaaacaaaagactaaaaaaaaaagaaattaaaaaagagtgCCACAATGAAGAGAGTTGTTATGATATAAATTGTTTCCTGTCATGGGCATCttcattgtgatgcagcagaaatgaatccgactagtatccatgaggatgagggttcaatccttggccttgctcagtgggtcaggaatctggcattgccgtgagctgtggggtaagttgaagatgcagcttggatcctgagttactgtggctgtgatgtaggctggcagttgcagctctgatttgacccctagcctgagaccttctacatgctgcaggtgcggccctaaaaagacacacacaaaagatgttTCCTGCCAGAAAGATGGGATCAGCATAGTAAACTGGATGGAAGCAAAGACTAAGTCTGAGAATGTGAGCAGAGAAGGAGGAGTGAGCCCCGGGAAGTGGGACATTCCCAAGACTGAGATTCCACGGAAGGTGGCCACTGTGGGCTCTTGGGGATCTTGAAGCCAGGGGAGAAATAAGGGTGTGTCCGTTGTGTCTAGTCCTGTCCTTGTCCTGCCAGCTCCTGCCAGCAAACATTTTCCTTAGGTGCATCTCACAGAAGATGCTCCCAGTTGGCACTGTGCCCCATTCATGTTCCAAGGTCCTTGGCAGCAGAATCCTAATCCCACTGGCCCCTTTCCATATTCATTTTGATGCTTATAATTTCCTGATAATTAGGAAAGTTCAGTACAGATTCAAATCAAGGTGACACCATTAGGCACAGAaacaagactttctttttctcctcatatTAAGGATTGTTCACAAATACCAGTACCTTTTCCTACAGAAATCAGAAGCTCTGTTTTGTGTTTAAGGGTCTGCCAGGAGTAGGGAGGTCTCCCACCCTGGGCTGCATCACACAAAGAATCTTTGCAGtttcaggaaacaaggaaaatctgaccctccctccactcccaagaaccctccatgggagttcccttcatggcgcagcagaaaagaatccgaccaggaaccatgaggttgtgggttcgacctctggcctcgctcagtgggttaaggatccagtgttgccatgagatgtggtgtatgtcgcagattcggcttgaatctggcattgctgtggctgtggtgtaggccagtggctacagctccgattagactcttagcctgggaacctccacaggccgcgagtgcagccctaaaaaaagacaaaagacaaaaaaaaaaaaagaaaagaaagaatcctccacatctttctttcctccattcaCTGGGATGTACAAGTAACTCAGTTATAAAACAGCCAACCAAAGATAGGATTTCCAAAAGTGTTTGTTCTCCACTTGGCATCTTTCTGGAGATTTCTTTCACCAGATTCCTACCAAGGGTATCAAGAGACTTTGAACAAAATTGAGTtaagctcggagttcccgttgtcgcgcaatggttaacgaatccgactaggaaccctggccttgctcagtgggttaaggatctggcattgccgtgagctgtggtgtaggtcacagacacggcttggatcccacgttgctgtgtctgtggcgtaagccggtggctacagctccgattctacccctagcctgggaacttccatatgctgtgggagtggctccagaaaaggaaaaaagaccaaaagaaaaaaaaaaagttgagttaaGCTGGATTATACtcagtggatttttattttattaatttttttaaattttatgttatttattttaaaataacatatggttgatttaaaatgctgtgttaggaagttcccattgtggcacagcagaaatgaatctgactaaaatCCACAAGGAggtgggttcaacccttggcctcgctcagtgggttaaggatctggcgttgctgtgagctgtggtgtagtttacagacactgcttggatcctgcattgctatggctgtggtgtaggccagcagctgcagatctgattaaacccctagcctgggaacttccatgcgcccaTATGCCAGaaatacggccctaaaaaagcaaaacaaaaaacaaaaacagaaaaacctgtGATGATTTCTTCCATACAGCAATTGAGCAatttgacccagtcatatatatatatgtcctttttataaaatattattttctatcgtggtctatcccaggagatggcTCTGGTTCCCTCTGCTTTACAGGAGGAGCTTGTTggttatccattctgaatgtaattgtttgcatctactaaccacaaactcccaggccatcccactctctccccaacccccttggcaaccacaggtctgttctctacatccaAAAGTCTGTTGCTGtatcatagataggttcatttgcgtcatattttagattccacgtatcaACGATATCATAGGGTACTTGCcttttctgacatacttcatttagtatgataatctctagatgcaTCCACATTGCtctgaatgtctttattttttctattttggtggCTGATTAGTAtgccattgtatatttgtaccccatcttcttaatccattcatctgtcaatgaatatttacgttctttccatgtcttgaatattgtgaattgtgctgagTGAATATAGGTGTGCATTATCTTCTTGAAtggtagttttgtccagatagatgtccaggagtggggtttctggatcatatggcagttccatgtttagttttctgaggaatattcctaccgttttccacagtagctgtagcaattcacattcccaccgacagtgaaggagggtttccttttctccgcaccctctccagcatttgttatttgtagtctcgctaatgatggccattctgactggtgtgaggtgatgcctTTGTAGTTTTGATCCATTTCTCCAATAAGTAGTGGTTTTGAgtatcttctcatgtgcctattggccatccacaAGTggatgaaatgtctatttaagtcttctcaCCATttatcaattgggttgtttgtttcttgttgttgttgaggtgtttgagttgtgtgtatattttgtagACAAAGccatgtttgtattttctttcatactatagattatattttctttcttttttattttattttattttattttgtcttttgtcttttgaggaccgcacctgcagcatatggaggttcccaggctaggggtcaaattggagctgtagctgctggcctataccacagccacagcaacgccagatccaagccgtgtctgtgacctaccccacagctcacagcaacaccggatccttaacccactgagcaagaccagggatggaacccccagcctcatggttcctagtcggattcgtttctgctgcaccaaaacaggaactcctttctttctttctaatagtttatttgatgtgcaaaagctgaTAAGCTTGAATAGGTACCAttcgtttgtttttctttttctttttattgccgtGGGAGACTTTCCTTAAaccatttgtacggttgatgtcagagaatattttgcctatgttctcttccagaagttttatggtatcatgccTTATGTTTAAGGCTTTatgccatttggagtttcttttcgtgcgtggtgtgagggtgtgttcgagTTTCATTGACcaacatgcagctgtccagttttcccatgtCCGCTTGCTGAAGAGGCTCtcgttttcccattttgtgttcttgcctcctctgtggaAGTCTAATTGACCTCAGGGGTCTGGGTTTCCCTCTGGGCTTCCTAGT harbors:
- the LOC125119347 gene encoding melanoma antigen preferentially expressed in tumors-like; this encodes MSVWNPLRLRDLAGMSLLKDEASAITALEYLPTELFPPLFMEAFYGSHRETLKAMVQAWPFGRLPLGGLMQVPRARALQAVLDGLDVLLAQRVHPRRCKLRVLDLRNTSHDFWSMWSGARAPMCSRMLKAPVAEDRSRAEHPLAPMEIFIDLCLSEKTLDGFLSYFMSWVEERLLSIHLCCKKLRVLSMDKRNIQVLHMVRLDCIQEVEVSCAWPLSTLATFAPLLGQMSNMQRLLVSHIHVSAPEEQEQHCLQFTSQFLRLQHLRDLHLEAPSFLEGCLDQMLRCLMSPLENLAITNCLLTESDLTHLSQCPSISQLKGLDLSGITLTHFSPYILQVLLEKVASTLQELYLEKCGITDSQLEAILPALSHCSALTSFSVRGNLLSMAIVQKVLGCTTGLPGLCQELYPPPRESYSSLGTLLPRRLAQVRAELLEILRALGRPRIIWISYSPCPHCGNDAFKRTERIVYS